One Streptosporangium sp. NBC_01495 DNA window includes the following coding sequences:
- a CDS encoding YciI family protein, translating to MPKYLLIMRGTDETNAAMMADLDEMMATTRRFIEDMMKAEVLVAAEGLDDPGRGVVVDFSGEAPVVTDGPYGETKELFGGYFLLDVATKQEAVEWAKRVPAVRGSKIEVRRVAGADEVPQGSESSGQI from the coding sequence ATGCCGAAATACCTGCTGATCATGCGGGGCACCGATGAGACGAACGCGGCCATGATGGCTGATCTCGACGAGATGATGGCCACGACCCGCCGGTTCATCGAGGACATGATGAAGGCCGAGGTCCTCGTCGCGGCCGAAGGGCTGGACGATCCGGGCCGGGGCGTCGTGGTCGACTTCAGCGGCGAGGCGCCGGTGGTCACGGACGGGCCGTACGGCGAGACCAAGGAACTGTTCGGTGGCTACTTCCTGCTCGATGTCGCCACGAAACAGGAGGCGGTCGAGTGGGCCAAGCGGGTTCCGGCGGTCCGCGGGTCCAAGATCGAGGTCCGGCGGGTGGCCGGGGCCGACGAGGTCCCGCAGGGCAGCGAGAGCAGCGGCCAGATCTGA
- a CDS encoding TetR/AcrR family transcriptional regulator, giving the protein MPSQRADARRNYARLLAVAEEEIAVHGADASLEQIARLAGVGSGTVRRHFPTRHALLEAVFRERVETLCAHARDLTARPDTRAALLEWLNAVTASAATIRGLAIALTRDRVSDPDVAHEHCASAQLTEAGDLLVRRAAEAGTLTPGVTVTDVLALVTGIALATENDPDPAAEAKRLLGLTITGISPLRG; this is encoded by the coding sequence ATGCCGTCCCAGCGCGCGGACGCCCGCCGCAACTACGCGCGCCTGCTCGCCGTGGCCGAGGAGGAGATCGCCGTCCACGGCGCCGACGCGTCCCTGGAACAGATCGCCCGCCTCGCGGGAGTCGGCTCGGGCACCGTGCGCCGGCACTTCCCGACCCGCCACGCCCTCTTGGAGGCGGTCTTTCGCGAGCGCGTCGAGACCTTGTGCGCCCACGCCCGCGACCTGACCGCCCGGCCCGACACCCGCGCCGCCCTGCTGGAGTGGCTGAACGCGGTCACCGCCTCCGCCGCGACCATCCGGGGGCTGGCCATCGCCCTGACCAGGGACCGGGTGAGCGACCCCGACGTGGCACACGAGCACTGCGCGTCGGCGCAGCTCACCGAGGCGGGCGACCTCCTGGTCCGCCGTGCGGCGGAGGCCGGCACGCTGACCCCGGGAGTGACCGTCACGGACGTGCTCGCCCTGGTCACCGGCATCGCCCTGGCCACGGAGAACGACCCGGACCCGGCGGCCGAGGCGAAGCGGCTGCTCGGCCTGACCATCACGGGAATCAGCCCCCTTCGAGGGTGA
- a CDS encoding alkene reductase, with amino-acid sequence MTTLFDSYRLGDLTLPNRMVMAPMTRVRAAVGGLATPSMATYYAQRATAGLIISEGVQPSLIGQSNPGTPGLHTDEQAFAWRPVTAAVHSNGGRIFAQIMHGGRVSHPATTGMQPVGPSAVPAIGDVFTPSGPRPAPTPRALDTAEVPEHTESYGQAARRAVEAGFDGVELHGANGYLISQFLSSNANLRTDRYGGSVTNRIRFAVEAVSATAEAVGAARTGIRLSPGGTFWGVQETDVPKLYTALLTELSHLDLAYVHLEATADEEVLIGLRRAWPGTLVLNPVLPMGPKQTGRAEADHWLGLGADLISFGRGFLANPDLVERLRTGLPIAPVDEATYYQGGDAGYLTYSTYQYTA; translated from the coding sequence GTGACGACCCTTTTCGACAGCTATCGACTCGGCGACCTGACGCTACCCAACCGGATGGTGATGGCCCCGATGACACGAGTCCGGGCCGCCGTCGGCGGTTTGGCGACGCCGTCGATGGCGACGTACTACGCTCAGCGCGCGACGGCCGGGCTGATCATCTCCGAGGGCGTGCAGCCGAGCCTGATCGGACAGTCCAACCCGGGCACGCCGGGACTTCACACCGATGAGCAGGCCTTCGCGTGGCGCCCGGTGACCGCCGCCGTACACTCCAACGGCGGGCGGATCTTCGCTCAGATCATGCACGGTGGACGAGTTTCCCATCCCGCTACCACCGGTATGCAGCCGGTCGGACCCTCGGCGGTCCCGGCCATCGGCGACGTGTTCACCCCATCCGGGCCCCGGCCCGCGCCGACGCCACGCGCCCTGGACACCGCCGAGGTGCCCGAGCACACCGAGTCCTACGGCCAGGCCGCCCGCCGTGCCGTCGAGGCCGGCTTCGACGGCGTGGAGTTGCACGGCGCGAACGGCTACCTGATCTCGCAGTTCCTCTCATCGAACGCCAACCTGCGCACCGACCGCTACGGAGGCTCGGTGACCAACCGGATCCGGTTCGCCGTCGAAGCGGTGTCCGCGACCGCCGAAGCCGTCGGCGCGGCCAGGACCGGGATACGCCTCTCCCCGGGCGGGACGTTCTGGGGCGTGCAGGAAACCGATGTCCCGAAGCTGTACACCGCGCTGCTGACCGAGCTGTCCCACCTCGACCTGGCCTACGTCCATCTCGAGGCCACCGCCGACGAAGAAGTGCTGATCGGGCTGCGCCGCGCGTGGCCGGGCACCCTCGTCCTGAACCCGGTGCTGCCGATGGGCCCGAAGCAGACCGGACGGGCCGAGGCCGACCACTGGCTCGGCCTGGGCGCCGACCTCATCAGCTTCGGCCGCGGGTTCCTCGCCAACCCCGACCTGGTCGAGCGGCTGCGTACCGGCCTCCCCATCGCTCCCGTCGACGAGGCGACGTACTACCAGGGCGGTGACGCGGGCTACCTGACCTACTCGACATACCAGTACACCGCCTGA
- a CDS encoding ABC transporter permease, with translation MTALGSRAPATARGAREDRENRGAGEGGEIRRPVVTAGPAPRTRRTAGRARWRAVARGSAALVVVALASTFITYGLGALGDANPAAAVLGATATPEDIARMSHEFGLDRPFLEQYVTWLGNALTGDLGRSWFTQIPVAESIAQRLPVDLSITGLAVLIAVVAGGAAGIGAAVSNGGRFDRIVTAVCAVASTLPAFVVGIGLIVLFAVIVPVFPSGGYVPFSQDPVQWLRLITLPAIALSLDAAADLARQLRTGLVAALRENYVTGAVVRGLPARRVLFRHALRNAAGPALTVLGVHIPRLIGGAVVTEAVFALPGLGQLTGEAALKHDVPVIQGALLATIALVLVSNVTVNAAVARLRGA, from the coding sequence GTGACCGCGCTGGGATCACGCGCCCCCGCGACCGCGCGGGGAGCCCGCGAAGACAGGGAGAACAGGGGAGCCGGGGAGGGCGGAGAGATCCGCCGGCCCGTCGTGACGGCGGGCCCGGCCCCCCGCACCCGTCGTACGGCGGGGAGGGCCCGGTGGCGCGCGGTGGCGCGCGGGTCGGCCGCCCTGGTGGTCGTGGCGCTCGCCTCCACCTTCATCACCTACGGGCTGGGCGCGCTCGGCGACGCCAACCCGGCGGCGGCCGTACTGGGGGCGACCGCGACCCCCGAGGACATCGCCAGGATGAGCCACGAGTTCGGGCTCGACCGTCCGTTCCTGGAGCAGTACGTCACCTGGCTGGGCAACGCCCTCACCGGAGACCTGGGCCGCTCCTGGTTCACCCAGATCCCGGTCGCCGAGAGCATCGCGCAGCGTCTCCCCGTCGACCTGTCGATCACCGGCCTGGCCGTGCTCATCGCGGTCGTCGCCGGGGGCGCGGCCGGGATCGGGGCGGCGGTGAGCAACGGCGGCAGGTTCGACCGGATCGTGACCGCCGTCTGCGCGGTCGCCTCCACCCTGCCGGCGTTCGTCGTCGGCATCGGGCTGATCGTGCTCTTCGCCGTGATCGTCCCGGTGTTCCCCTCCGGCGGGTACGTGCCGTTCTCCCAGGATCCCGTCCAATGGCTGCGGCTGATCACCCTCCCGGCGATCGCGCTCAGCCTCGACGCCGCCGCCGACCTCGCCAGGCAGCTCCGTACCGGCCTGGTGGCCGCGCTACGGGAGAACTACGTGACCGGCGCGGTGGTCCGGGGACTCCCGGCCCGGCGGGTGCTGTTCCGGCACGCGCTGCGCAACGCCGCAGGCCCGGCGCTCACCGTGCTCGGGGTGCACATCCCCCGCCTGATCGGCGGCGCGGTGGTCACCGAGGCGGTGTTCGCCCTGCCGGGTCTCGGCCAGCTGACCGGCGAGGCCGCGCTCAAGCACGACGTCCCGGTGATCCAGGGCGCGCTGCTCGCCACCATCGCGCTGGTGCTCGTCTCCAACGTCACCGTCAACGCGGCCGTCGCCAGGCTGCGGGGTGCGTGA
- a CDS encoding IclR family transcriptional regulator yields the protein MKPKLEDATRRGTQAIERAIAVLRAFERSVTLSPTEVAQRLHLSVSTAHRIVRALHAAGMLGQDPVTERYHLGITTATLGRLALERLGATTMLPELEALRDLTGEAVNLGVRIGDEVAVLLQVPSRQPLRYEQEPGQRNPIHVCAMGKVLLAFGDPRVGMEEPFARYTDTTITTRAGLETELDRIRARGTAINFEERVAGVRAVAVPVHDGHGNVLAALAIQGPAVRLGDDRLPELTARLAATAQRLSSGHDLHVASPAHASHVTAGGS from the coding sequence ATGAAGCCGAAGCTTGAAGACGCCACCCGCAGGGGCACCCAGGCGATCGAACGCGCCATCGCGGTGCTGCGCGCGTTCGAGCGGTCGGTGACCCTCTCCCCCACCGAGGTGGCTCAGCGCCTCCACCTGTCGGTCAGCACCGCCCACCGCATCGTCCGCGCCCTGCACGCGGCGGGGATGCTCGGCCAGGATCCGGTGACCGAGCGCTACCATCTCGGGATCACCACCGCCACGCTGGGCCGACTGGCCCTGGAGCGCCTCGGCGCGACCACGATGCTCCCCGAGCTGGAGGCCCTGCGCGACCTGACCGGGGAGGCCGTGAATCTGGGCGTGCGCATCGGTGACGAGGTGGCCGTGCTGCTCCAGGTCCCCTCGCGGCAGCCGCTCCGCTACGAGCAGGAGCCCGGCCAGCGCAACCCGATCCACGTGTGCGCGATGGGCAAGGTCCTGCTCGCCTTCGGGGATCCCAGGGTGGGCATGGAGGAGCCCTTCGCCCGCTACACCGACACCACGATCACCACCCGCGCCGGGCTGGAGACCGAGCTCGACCGCATCCGCGCCCGGGGCACGGCCATCAACTTCGAGGAGCGCGTCGCCGGGGTCCGGGCCGTGGCCGTGCCGGTCCACGACGGCCACGGCAACGTGCTGGCCGCGCTGGCCATCCAGGGCCCGGCCGTACGGCTGGGCGACGACCGGCTCCCCGAGCTGACCGCCCGGCTCGCCGCCACCGCCCAGCGGCTCAGCTCCGGCCACGACCTCCACGTCGCCTCACCCGCGCACGCCTCACACGTCACCGCGGGCGGCTCCTGA
- a CDS encoding NmrA family NAD(P)-binding protein translates to MSADSAPVLVTGATGQQGGATARALIAGVPVRALVRDPATDRAKAVEALGAELVTGDLDDRDSLVKAADGARAVFSVQMPVMKEGVLDFDGELGQAVNLIEAAKAAGVPQFVHTSVSGAGQHTRAPGWADGRWAALEPYYNTKSGIQDRVREAGFPHWTILKPGWFMENFLPAAAYLFPRGVEGGLVTVLRPQTRLSLVAVQDIGRAAAAAIAEPERFDRVELELAGDYLPMTEIAEVLSAALGTPLAAPDLTEEEALAAGMPVWAGVPHERMNVAGQPARPEFARALGIPLTTFREWAHERLQETR, encoded by the coding sequence ATGTCTGCTGATTCCGCTCCCGTCCTGGTCACCGGCGCCACCGGGCAACAAGGGGGCGCCACCGCGCGGGCCCTGATCGCGGGTGTTCCCGTGCGGGCGCTGGTCCGCGACCCGGCGACCGACCGGGCCAAGGCCGTCGAGGCGCTCGGGGCCGAGCTGGTGACCGGCGACCTCGACGACCGTGACTCGCTGGTCAAGGCCGCGGACGGTGCCCGTGCCGTCTTCTCGGTGCAGATGCCCGTGATGAAGGAGGGCGTGCTCGACTTCGACGGTGAGCTGGGCCAGGCCGTCAACCTGATCGAGGCGGCGAAGGCCGCCGGAGTGCCGCAGTTCGTGCACACGTCGGTCTCCGGCGCGGGTCAGCACACGCGGGCCCCCGGCTGGGCCGATGGCCGCTGGGCGGCGCTGGAGCCGTACTACAACACCAAGAGCGGCATCCAGGATCGGGTGCGCGAGGCCGGCTTCCCGCACTGGACGATTCTCAAGCCGGGCTGGTTCATGGAGAACTTCCTGCCCGCCGCGGCCTACCTGTTCCCCCGAGGCGTCGAGGGCGGGCTGGTGACGGTGCTACGGCCCCAGACGCGGCTCTCCCTCGTCGCGGTCCAGGACATCGGCCGGGCCGCCGCCGCCGCGATCGCCGAACCCGAACGGTTCGACAGGGTCGAGCTGGAACTGGCCGGCGACTACCTGCCGATGACAGAGATCGCCGAGGTGCTCTCCGCCGCGCTGGGCACCCCGCTGGCCGCGCCCGACCTGACCGAGGAGGAGGCGCTCGCCGCCGGCATGCCGGTGTGGGCGGGGGTCCCGCACGAACGCATGAACGTGGCCGGGCAGCCGGCCCGGCCGGAGTTCGCGCGGGCGCTCGGCATCCCGCTCACGACCTTCCGGGAATGGGCGCACGAACGCCTGCAGGAAACCCGGTAG
- a CDS encoding ABC transporter substrate-binding protein, with amino-acid sequence MPVRRLLRPLALLVSVVLALTACGGGTQSATTGSGSEGGTLKWGWTLPTTWDPVTSSAGNDVNALSLVYSAVTRLDDTGDAVSGLATAWKYADGGKSVTFTLRAGLTFSDGSPLDAEAVRRSVLRGRDQKDSLIASQLRGVKDVEVVSPTEFRILLDRPDYQIPNLLAGKTGMIVNPRAFEADAKAVGAKPAGAGPFTLTQLVPGSHANLDRNPSYYDVANIHLAKFELKTVSEPATVVAGLQSGQFDVAMLPAAQIDAAKAAGLKVDLIPSLTVRVLDVNNRIAPFDNPKVTEALKYAVDRAALLETSGFGVGEVNTQPFPKGHLGYNPGLENLYPYDPAKARKLLAEAGFPNGVDIPLTTATPEGLPEQVQEQLKAAGIRTTIKLIAPAQHTQLVYVQHNVALAPDGFVGRESPLQALGVVYGPEGLMNPGRNTPKALLEQFDRIRTTPPDDPGYAKAVQDAVAIGVKELPNVWLFTTPRIFARSPRVSELPANLAVQRFDGVRVANP; translated from the coding sequence ATGCCTGTCCGTCGGCTTCTGCGACCGCTGGCCCTGCTCGTCTCGGTCGTTCTCGCGTTGACCGCCTGTGGCGGCGGCACCCAGTCGGCCACCACCGGCTCCGGCAGCGAGGGAGGCACCCTCAAGTGGGGCTGGACTCTTCCCACAACGTGGGATCCGGTCACCTCCAGCGCCGGTAACGACGTGAACGCCCTGTCCCTCGTCTACAGCGCCGTCACCCGTCTGGACGACACGGGCGACGCCGTCTCCGGCCTGGCCACCGCCTGGAAGTACGCCGACGGGGGAAAGAGCGTCACCTTCACCCTCAGGGCCGGGCTGACCTTCTCCGACGGCTCCCCGCTAGACGCCGAGGCCGTGCGCAGGAGCGTCCTGCGCGGCCGGGACCAGAAGGACTCGCTGATCGCCTCCCAGCTGCGCGGGGTGAAGGACGTCGAGGTCGTCTCGCCCACCGAGTTCAGGATCCTGCTCGACCGGCCCGACTACCAGATCCCCAACCTGCTCGCGGGGAAGACCGGGATGATCGTCAACCCCCGGGCCTTCGAGGCGGACGCCAAGGCCGTCGGCGCCAAGCCCGCGGGCGCCGGGCCCTTCACCCTCACTCAGCTCGTTCCCGGCTCGCACGCCAACCTGGACCGCAACCCGTCCTACTACGACGTCGCGAACATCCACCTGGCCAAATTCGAGCTGAAGACCGTCTCCGAGCCCGCCACCGTCGTCGCCGGGCTCCAGTCCGGCCAGTTCGACGTCGCGATGCTGCCCGCCGCCCAGATCGACGCGGCCAAGGCGGCCGGGCTGAAGGTCGACCTCATCCCGTCGCTGACCGTCCGGGTCCTGGACGTCAACAACAGGATCGCGCCGTTCGACAACCCCAAGGTCACCGAGGCGCTGAAGTACGCGGTCGACCGCGCGGCCCTGCTGGAGACCTCCGGCTTCGGCGTCGGCGAGGTCAACACGCAGCCGTTCCCCAAGGGCCACCTCGGCTACAACCCCGGGCTGGAGAACCTCTACCCGTACGACCCCGCCAAGGCCAGGAAGCTGCTCGCCGAGGCCGGGTTCCCCAACGGCGTCGACATCCCGCTGACCACCGCCACCCCCGAGGGCCTGCCCGAGCAGGTCCAGGAGCAGCTCAAGGCCGCCGGGATCAGGACCACCATCAAGCTCATCGCCCCGGCCCAGCACACCCAGCTCGTCTACGTCCAGCACAACGTGGCCCTCGCCCCCGACGGCTTCGTCGGCCGCGAGTCGCCGCTGCAGGCGCTCGGCGTCGTCTACGGGCCCGAGGGCCTGATGAACCCCGGCCGCAACACGCCCAAGGCACTGCTGGAGCAGTTCGACAGGATCCGCACCACGCCGCCGGACGACCCCGGCTACGCCAAGGCCGTCCAGGACGCGGTCGCCATCGGCGTCAAGGAGCTGCCCAACGTCTGGCTGTTCACCACGCCGCGCATCTTCGCCCGCAGCCCCAGGGTCTCCGAGCTTCCCGCCAACCTCGCGGTGCAGCGCTTCGACGGCGTCCGGGTGGCGAACCCGTGA
- a CDS encoding right-handed parallel beta-helix repeat-containing protein yields the protein MRIDIKLGAGLVGPLVMATGLWLVTGGNEGMDLGNGADTGGYGNNGGYGGDREASDLKGLRMVSASAPAPVTTVPTGPGTVRCPRPTKTVGSADELQQAVRAARAGDVIRLRPGTYQGKFVAQRSGTRGKPIFLCGNAQSVLDGGGIKKGYAFHLDKASFWRLVGFTVQNSQKGVMADRTNGSIIQGLTVHDIGDEAVHLRNFSTGNMVQYNKIYNTGLRRAKFGEGVYLGSAESNWKQYSGGQMDRSDNNLVRGNVIRATAEAVDIKEGTSGGRIVGNIFDGSALGGDKLNDSWVDVKGNNYVIEGNTGKKTPQDGFQTHEIVDGWGTGNVFRKNSIDLAGGRGVGINDTVGGNTIACDNKVIGGQLTKKGSCS from the coding sequence ATGAGGATCGATATCAAGTTAGGCGCCGGGCTGGTGGGCCCGCTGGTCATGGCCACGGGGCTCTGGCTGGTGACCGGTGGCAACGAGGGCATGGACCTTGGGAACGGCGCCGACACCGGCGGTTACGGAAACAACGGCGGGTACGGCGGGGACAGGGAGGCGAGCGACCTCAAGGGCTTGAGGATGGTGTCCGCGTCTGCTCCCGCACCGGTCACGACCGTGCCGACCGGCCCCGGCACGGTGCGCTGCCCGCGGCCGACCAAGACCGTCGGCAGCGCCGATGAGCTCCAGCAGGCGGTCAGGGCGGCTCGGGCGGGCGACGTCATCCGACTGCGTCCGGGCACCTACCAGGGCAAGTTCGTCGCCCAGAGGTCGGGAACACGGGGTAAGCCGATCTTTCTGTGCGGCAACGCCCAATCGGTTCTGGACGGCGGCGGCATCAAGAAGGGCTACGCCTTCCACCTCGACAAGGCCAGTTTCTGGCGGTTGGTGGGCTTCACCGTTCAGAACTCCCAGAAGGGCGTCATGGCAGACAGGACCAACGGCTCGATCATCCAGGGCCTCACCGTGCACGACATCGGCGACGAGGCCGTCCATCTGCGCAATTTCAGTACCGGCAACATGGTGCAATACAACAAGATCTACAACACTGGCCTGCGTCGTGCGAAGTTCGGCGAGGGCGTCTATCTCGGATCGGCGGAGTCGAACTGGAAGCAGTACTCCGGCGGGCAGATGGACAGGAGCGACAACAACCTGGTGCGCGGAAATGTGATCCGGGCCACGGCTGAGGCCGTGGACATCAAGGAAGGCACCAGCGGGGGCCGCATCGTCGGCAACATCTTCGACGGGTCGGCACTCGGCGGGGACAAGCTCAACGACTCCTGGGTCGACGTCAAGGGCAACAACTATGTGATCGAGGGCAACACCGGAAAGAAGACACCACAGGACGGCTTCCAAACCCACGAGATCGTCGATGGCTGGGGCACCGGCAACGTCTTCCGCAAGAACAGCATCGATCTCGCCGGCGGCAGGGGCGTCGGCATCAACGACACCGTGGGCGGCAACACGATTGCCTGCGACAACAAGGTCATCGGCGGTCAGCTCACCAAGAAGGGCAGCTGTTCCTGA
- a CDS encoding MerR family transcriptional regulator, whose product MRIGELASRTGVSVRSLRYYEEQGLLTSTRSSSGQRHYTDDEVERVAFIQRLYTAGLSSRTIAELLPCTDSPSTENSDAALERMAQERDRLSAHIGDLIRTRDALDGLMATNRAHREQLRVPLAG is encoded by the coding sequence GTGCGCATCGGTGAGCTCGCGTCACGGACCGGGGTCAGTGTCCGGTCGCTGCGCTACTACGAAGAGCAGGGGCTGCTGACCAGTACCCGCAGCTCCAGTGGACAGCGGCACTACACGGACGACGAGGTCGAGCGGGTCGCGTTCATCCAGCGTCTGTACACCGCGGGTCTGTCCAGCCGCACCATCGCCGAACTGCTCCCGTGCACCGATTCGCCCAGCACGGAGAACTCCGACGCCGCCCTGGAACGGATGGCACAGGAGCGCGACCGGCTCTCCGCGCACATCGGCGACCTCATCCGCACCCGCGACGCACTCGACGGGCTGATGGCCACGAACCGAGCGCACCGTGAGCAACTGCGGGTACCGCTGGCCGGCTGA
- a CDS encoding helix-turn-helix transcriptional regulator, whose translation MVKPTRVTNAIRALRFAHDEMTQAELADRVGVTRQTIIAIEQGRYSPSLEMAFRIARVFRAGLDDVFQYPDTEGDPS comes from the coding sequence GTGGTGAAGCCGACGCGGGTCACCAACGCGATCCGGGCCCTGCGGTTCGCGCACGACGAGATGACCCAGGCCGAGCTGGCCGACCGGGTCGGCGTCACCCGCCAGACCATCATCGCGATCGAACAGGGTCGCTACTCCCCCTCGCTGGAGATGGCGTTCCGCATCGCCCGGGTGTTCCGGGCCGGACTCGACGACGTCTTCCAGTATCCCGACACCGAAGGAGACCCCTCATGA
- a CDS encoding NAD(P)-dependent alcohol dehydrogenase gives MRAIVQDEYGPPHMLSLGEVPIPTPGAGDVLIRVHAAGVDYGVWHIMTGLPLVARLGIGLRRPRNRVPGMDVAGVVESVGANVTAFRPGDEVYGEATGAYAQFALARPGKLARKPANLSFTEAAAVPVSGMTALRAVGQVTAGEKVLVIGAGGGVGSFATQLAVAGGAHVTAVCSTAKADLVRSLGARAVIDYTREPLTGTYDLIIDIAGIRPLALLRGLLTERGRLVIVGGEGGGRWFGGIGRMLAARLITPFTRQRLDALIALTRTADLDALRDLIEAGAVRPAVGRTYPLAEASAAVGDLAAGNAPGKLVITVD, from the coding sequence ATGAGGGCGATCGTCCAGGACGAGTACGGCCCGCCGCACATGCTGAGCCTCGGCGAGGTCCCGATCCCGACGCCCGGCGCCGGCGATGTGCTGATCCGGGTGCACGCGGCCGGCGTCGACTACGGCGTGTGGCACATCATGACCGGGCTGCCGCTCGTCGCCCGCCTCGGCATCGGCCTGCGCCGGCCCCGCAACCGCGTGCCCGGCATGGACGTGGCCGGCGTCGTGGAGTCCGTCGGCGCCAACGTGACCGCGTTTCGCCCCGGCGACGAGGTGTACGGCGAGGCGACCGGCGCGTACGCGCAGTTCGCGCTCGCCCGCCCGGGCAAACTCGCCCGCAAGCCCGCCAACCTGAGCTTCACCGAAGCGGCGGCCGTACCCGTGTCAGGGATGACCGCGTTGCGGGCCGTCGGCCAGGTCACCGCCGGCGAGAAGGTGCTGGTCATCGGCGCCGGCGGCGGAGTGGGCAGCTTCGCGACGCAACTCGCGGTCGCCGGCGGCGCCCACGTCACCGCCGTGTGCAGCACCGCCAAGGCCGACCTCGTCCGGTCGCTGGGCGCCCGGGCCGTCATCGACTACACGCGCGAGCCGCTCACCGGGACGTACGATCTGATCATCGACATCGCGGGCATCCGGCCGCTGGCCCTGCTGCGCGGGCTGCTCACCGAGCGCGGCCGGCTCGTCATCGTCGGCGGCGAGGGCGGCGGTCGGTGGTTCGGCGGGATCGGCCGGATGCTGGCCGCCCGGCTGATCACCCCGTTCACGCGCCAGCGCCTGGACGCGCTGATCGCGCTGACCCGCACCGCCGACCTGGACGCGCTGCGCGACCTCATCGAGGCCGGGGCCGTGCGACCGGCCGTCGGGCGCACGTACCCCTTGGCGGAAGCCTCCGCCGCGGTGGGTGACCTGGCGGCGGGCAACGCGCCCGGAAAGCTCGTCATCACGGTTGACTGA
- a CDS encoding VOC family protein: MAISTTTHLNFRGDARAALEFYQTVFGGHLTTIAYGGFGMPKELPDADKIVFGQVTADNGFSIMAYDVPSQAPAAAAPAATTREHGMTLTGERFFVSVRGETAEEVGALWDKLTDGADLIEKYGPSQWAPGFGMLTDRFGVTWILDVAT, encoded by the coding sequence ATGGCCATCTCCACCACCACCCACCTGAACTTCCGCGGCGACGCCCGCGCGGCGCTGGAGTTCTACCAGACCGTGTTCGGCGGCCACCTCACCACCATCGCCTACGGCGGCTTCGGCATGCCGAAGGAACTGCCCGACGCCGACAAGATCGTCTTCGGCCAGGTCACGGCCGACAACGGCTTCAGCATCATGGCCTACGACGTACCCAGCCAGGCACCGGCCGCCGCCGCGCCCGCCGCCACCACCCGCGAGCACGGCATGACGCTGACCGGCGAGCGGTTCTTCGTCTCCGTCCGCGGCGAGACCGCCGAGGAAGTCGGCGCGCTGTGGGACAAGCTCACCGACGGCGCCGACCTCATCGAGAAGTACGGCCCCTCGCAGTGGGCCCCGGGCTTCGGGATGCTGACCGACCGCTTCGGCGTCACCTGGATCCTCGACGTCGCCACCTGA